GATAGTAGTTTTTAACGCCATATAATCCAACTTTTATATAGTCTGCTCCACTAATTGCCGCTCCTGTTGCAGCTAATGAAATAGTTCCAGGTTTATAAGGAACATCTCCAAGTGTAGCACTAACTAATAGATCTTTTGGAGTAATTTCCCTTATTGCTTTAATCATCCAAGGGAAATTAGCACCTAATGAACCCTCTTTTGGGTTTTTCACATCTATTATATCTGCTCCTCCTGCAATAGCCTCTTTTGCCTCTTCAACATCGATTGGACTTACTAAGAGTATCATAATGTTACACCTACCAAATATTAATTCTTTACACTTAATTAACTCATACATTTATACCTTGTTATAATATAAACATTATTATCAATAATATATTTCAACTATTAAAAATTTTTACCTTTAAAATCTTTAATAATTAAGATAATCTAAAAATGGTGGTAAAATGGGTAAATTGTTTGGAACTTCTGGAATAAGGATGAAAAATTTATCCCCAAAAATTGCATATAAAGTGGGATTGGCAATAGCTAAGAAGTATAAAAATGTTGTTATTGGGAGAGATACACGAACTACTGGAAAGTTGATTGAAACTGCACTATCTGCTGGTGTTTTAAGAGGAGGAGGGGAGATAACATCTATTGGAGTAGTTCCTACTCCTGTATTAGGTTTTAATGCGAGAAATTATGATGTTGGAGTTATGATAACTGCCTCACATAATCCACCAGAATACAATGGAATAAAGCTTTTTAATAAAAATGGTTTAGCATTTAATAAAAAAGAAGAAGATGAAATTGAAGAAATTATATTCAAAAAAGATTTTAACGAGGTAAATTGGGATGAAGTGGGAGAAATATGGAAAGATAACAGAGGTATAAAAAATTATATGGACTACATCTTAGAAAAGATTGAAGTAAATAAAAAATTTAATGTAATTGTTGATTGTGCCAATGGCTCTGCCTGTTTAGTATCTCCTTATCTATTTACAGACATTGGTTGTCATGTAATATCAGTTAATAGCCATATGGATGGAAGATTTATTGGTAGATTACCAGAACCTAATGAAAAAAACCTTAAAAAAACTATGGATATGATTAAAGGATTAAATTCTGATGGAAATAGTTATATTGGAATTGCACACGATGGGGATGCAGATAGAATGGTAGCAATAGACGAAAAAGGAAGATTGGCAGATTTTGATAAATTATTAGCGGCATTTTCAAGATATATAGTTGAAAAAACTGGAACTAAAACTATCGTTACTACGGTAGATGCTTCAATGGTCATTGATGAGTATTTAAAGGATTTAGATGTTGAAGTAAAAAGAACTAAAGTAGGAGATGTTTATGTTGCTCAAGAAATGATTAAATCTTCATCTATCTTTGGTGGAGAACCTTCTGGAACTTGGATTCATGGGGATATACATTTAACTCCTGATGGAATTTTAAGCGGGTTAAGAATATTAGAGATGTTAGAATATTACAATAAGAAATTATACGAAATTTTGGATGAAATTCCTTCATATATAAATTTGAGAGAAAAAATTTACTGTGAAGATGAAAAAAAAGAAAAAGTAATGAATTATGTTATTGAAAATGGAGAAAAAATTTTTAAAACTCCCCCAGAAACTGTTGATGGAGCAAGGTTTAACTTGCCAAATGGTTGGATTTTAATAAGACCTTCTGGAACTGAGCCATATATTAGAATTAGAGTTGAAGCGAAAAATATGAGTGTATCTAAAAATTTATTAGAAAAAGGAATAAAATTAGTTAAAAATGGGCTTTCATTAACATAAATTATTTTTTTTGGTGATGTAAATGGACGCTATAATATTATGTGCAGGGAAAGGAGAAAGATTAAAACCCCTAACTGAAAATAGGCCAAAACCTATGATTCCAATAGCTGGTAAGCCAATTTTACAACACATAATTGAGAAAGTTGAGGATTTAGTAGATAACATTTACATAGTTGTTAAATATAAAAAAGAAAAAATTATTGATTACTTTAAAGATTATCCAAAAGTTAAGTTTTTAGAGCAAGGAGAGATAGAAGGGACAGGAGAAGCAGTTTTAACTGCCAAGGATTATGTGAGCGATGAGTTTTTAGTAATAAATGGAGATATAATATTTGAAGATGATTTAAGGAGATTTTTAAAATATAAATATGCCATTGCTGTTAAAGAAACAAAAAATCCTGAAAATTTTGGAGTTGTTGTCTTAGATGAAGAAAATAATATTGTAGAAATACAGGAAAAACCAAAAAATCCTAATTCAAATTTAATTAACGCTGGAATATATAAATTTGATAAAAAGATTTTTGATTTAATTGAAAAAACAAAAATTTCTGAAAGAGGGGAGAGAGAAATTACAGATGCTATAAAACAACTTATTAAAGAAGAAAATGTTAAAGGTATTAAATTAGAGGGATATTGGAACGATGTTGGAAGGCCATGGGATGTTTTAGAAGCAAATAAATATCTTTTAAATAAAATAAATAGAGATATAAAAGGAAAAGTTGAAGAAAATGTCGTCATTAAAGGAAATGTAATAATTGAAGAAAATGCTATTATAAAAGCAAATTCAGTTATTGAAGGTCCAGCAATTATTAAAAAAGGTTCTATAATTGGGCCGTTGGCATATATAAGACCATACACAGTTTTAATGGAAAATACTTTTGTTGGAAATTCCTCCGAAGTTAAGGCAAGCATAATAATGAAAAATACAAAAATTCCGCATCTCTCTTATGTTGGAGATAGTATTATAGGAGAAAATTGTAATTTTGGATGCAATACAATCACTGCAAATTTGAGATTTGATGATAAACCAGTTAAAGTAAATATAAAAGGTAAAAGGGTTGAGAGTGTAAGAAAATTGGGAATAATAATGGGAGATAATGTTAAGACAGGAATTCAAGTCTCTTTTATGCCAGGAGTTAAAGTTGGAAGCAATTGCTGGATTGGAGCAAGTTGTTTAATTGATAGAGATATAGAAAGTAATACTTTCGTATATAAAAAGGATGAGTTGATTTTTAAAAAATTAAATTGGTGAAATTAATGATTATTGGTCCTAATACATCAAAAAATTTTTTTAAAGATTTAAAAGATGAGCAAATACAACAGTGTGGGATTGATTTAAAGGTTTGGAAAATATTTAAAATAGATGGAGAAGGCGTTATTGACTTCTCAAACGAAAAAAGAAAATTACCAAAATATATTGAGATATTCAACTCTGAAAAAGATGAATTTATAAAATTAGAGAGTGGAGTTTATATTGTGAAAATAGCTGATTATATAAAAATCCCCAATAATGTGGCGGGATTTACATTTCCAAGAAGTTCTTTATTGAGGATGGGAGCAACTATATACTCAGCAGTCCATGACCCTGGTTATGAGGGAAAGCCAGAATATTTATTGCAAGTTTTCAACCCAATAACTATTCATAAGTTTGCAAGAATTGCACAAATAGTTTTTTTGGAATGTAAAGATGTTAGTAGTGTTTATAACGGCATTTACAAGGGGAAATAAATATATTAAGATAATTTTATAAACACTTTTCTATATTCTTCTACCATTTTTGTTAAATCAAACTTTTCAACGACAATTTTTCTGACTTTCTTAGAAACTATTTTAATTTTTTCTGGTGTAAATCTTTTAAATATGTGTAATAAATTTTCAAGACCTTTTTCTATATCCTTTTCTTTGTTATAATAAATATAGCAAATATATTTACATGCTCCTACATTAGAACAGATTGCTGGAACGCCACATGACTGTGCTTCAAGAATAGATAAAGGTAAACCTTCGGATAAACTTGTACTTAAATATAAGTGAATCTTTTGGTAAAATTTTAAGGGCTCATTTGATATTCCTAAAAATTTAACAGGATATCCATATTTTTTGTTTAAATTAAAAACTTCTTTGGCATATTCTTCACTTTCTATTGGTCCTACATGCCAAAATTCAATGTTTTTTAATCTTTTAGTTATGTAATTTGCAATCTCGACATATTCTTTAATACCTTTTATTGGATCTATTCTAGATACATTTCCTACAATAATTTTTGAATAATCTTTTCTCTTAGGCGGCACAAATTTTTTTGTA
The Methanocaldococcus sp. DNA segment above includes these coding regions:
- the glmU gene encoding bifunctional UDP-N-acetylglucosamine diphosphorylase/glucosamine-1-phosphate N-acetyltransferase GlmU, producing MDAIILCAGKGERLKPLTENRPKPMIPIAGKPILQHIIEKVEDLVDNIYIVVKYKKEKIIDYFKDYPKVKFLEQGEIEGTGEAVLTAKDYVSDEFLVINGDIIFEDDLRRFLKYKYAIAVKETKNPENFGVVVLDEENNIVEIQEKPKNPNSNLINAGIYKFDKKIFDLIEKTKISERGEREITDAIKQLIKEENVKGIKLEGYWNDVGRPWDVLEANKYLLNKINRDIKGKVEENVVIKGNVIIEENAIIKANSVIEGPAIIKKGSIIGPLAYIRPYTVLMENTFVGNSSEVKASIIMKNTKIPHLSYVGDSIIGENCNFGCNTITANLRFDDKPVKVNIKGKRVESVRKLGIIMGDNVKTGIQVSFMPGVKVGSNCWIGASCLIDRDIESNTFVYKKDELIFKKLNW
- the glmM gene encoding phosphoglucosamine mutase translates to MGKLFGTSGIRMKNLSPKIAYKVGLAIAKKYKNVVIGRDTRTTGKLIETALSAGVLRGGGEITSIGVVPTPVLGFNARNYDVGVMITASHNPPEYNGIKLFNKNGLAFNKKEEDEIEEIIFKKDFNEVNWDEVGEIWKDNRGIKNYMDYILEKIEVNKKFNVIVDCANGSACLVSPYLFTDIGCHVISVNSHMDGRFIGRLPEPNEKNLKKTMDMIKGLNSDGNSYIGIAHDGDADRMVAIDEKGRLADFDKLLAAFSRYIVEKTGTKTIVTTVDASMVIDEYLKDLDVEVKRTKVGDVYVAQEMIKSSSIFGGEPSGTWIHGDIHLTPDGILSGLRILEMLEYYNKKLYEILDEIPSYINLREKIYCEDEKKEKVMNYVIENGEKIFKTPPETVDGARFNLPNGWILIRPSGTEPYIRIRVEAKNMSVSKNLLEKGIKLVKNGLSLT
- a CDS encoding deoxyuridine 5'-triphosphate nucleotidohydrolase; the encoded protein is MIIGPNTSKNFFKDLKDEQIQQCGIDLKVWKIFKIDGEGVIDFSNEKRKLPKYIEIFNSEKDEFIKLESGVYIVKIADYIKIPNNVAGFTFPRSSLLRMGATIYSAVHDPGYEGKPEYLLQVFNPITIHKFARIAQIVFLECKDVSSVYNGIYKGK